A genomic stretch from bacterium includes:
- a CDS encoding type II secretion system F family protein, whose protein sequence is MEAVSTREALAQLRERGTTPLDVTAGMSFRIHRRVNRAQAAQVLRRLATVVARGGAPLAEILPSLVDEEDLPHVRTVLAGVRDSILRDSLPMSRALGRYPEVFPSVVTSRIAAGEAAGALDNALEDAALFLEQGVRTQSRLIGALSYPIVIISLALIIVSVLSATIMPRFVTFYAQSGVPLPLVTRIVVGFGLALAHWWFLVIGFVIGAGWGARRLLARQDVRDRLDYIRWNLWGWRRVERALAWSRWAQAMTMLYAQGTEILHALQLACDASGTAVIRDVSDLLVRRMSEQGHLREALDEAGVFPPILRTSVGVGERYGTIREMLSEAATWYSREAETILEQLPNLLQPIAVVIVGALVGFMVLSLYTPMFNMYGVINQLH, encoded by the coding sequence ATGGAAGCCGTCTCGACCAGAGAGGCGTTGGCCCAGCTCCGTGAACGTGGGACGACGCCGCTGGACGTCACCGCTGGGATGTCGTTCCGGATTCACCGGCGCGTCAATCGCGCGCAAGCGGCCCAAGTGCTCCGCCGGCTCGCGACAGTCGTCGCTCGCGGTGGCGCTCCGTTGGCGGAAATTCTGCCGTCGTTGGTCGACGAAGAAGATCTCCCGCATGTCCGAACCGTATTGGCAGGCGTGCGAGACTCGATCCTGCGAGATTCGCTCCCAATGAGCCGCGCGCTAGGCCGTTACCCCGAAGTATTCCCGAGCGTGGTGACCAGCCGTATTGCCGCCGGTGAAGCGGCAGGAGCGTTGGACAACGCGTTGGAGGACGCCGCGCTCTTCCTTGAGCAGGGCGTGCGCACCCAGAGCCGGTTGATCGGCGCGCTATCGTATCCGATCGTGATCATCTCCTTGGCGCTCATTATCGTGTCGGTGCTGTCCGCGACAATCATGCCGCGGTTCGTGACGTTCTACGCGCAATCAGGAGTACCGTTGCCGCTCGTGACCCGGATCGTCGTAGGGTTCGGTCTCGCACTCGCTCACTGGTGGTTCTTGGTGATTGGGTTTGTGATCGGCGCGGGGTGGGGGGCGCGGCGTCTCTTGGCGCGCCAGGACGTTCGAGATCGGCTGGACTACATCCGGTGGAATCTGTGGGGGTGGCGGCGGGTCGAGCGCGCACTGGCGTGGAGCCGGTGGGCGCAGGCCATGACCATGCTGTATGCACAAGGGACCGAGATTCTTCATGCGCTCCAGTTGGCGTGCGACGCTTCAGGGACCGCGGTGATCCGAGATGTCTCGGATCTGCTGGTGCGCCGGATGAGCGAGCAAGGTCATCTACGTGAGGCCTTGGATGAAGCGGGAGTCTTCCCTCCGATTCTCCGTACATCGGTCGGGGTGGGAGAGCGCTATGGCACCATCCGAGAAATGTTGAGCGAAGCCGCTACCTGGTACTCAAGAGAAGCGGAGACGATTCTGGAGCAGTTGCCGAACCTGTTGCAACCGATAGCGGTAGTGATCGTCGGCGCCCTAGTAGGGTTCATGGTGTTAAGTCTCTACACGCCGATGTTCAACATGTACGGCGTAATCAATCAGCTTCACTAA